A single genomic interval of Pyramidobacter piscolens W5455 harbors:
- the rpsE gene encoding 30S ribosomal protein S5 → MTEKQSASGTELNERVVFINRVSKTVKGGKRFRFSILLAVGDGEGKVGIGMGKAREISEAVRKGMEDAKKDMILVKRNGKTIPHPVMGRYGSAAVLLRPAADGTGVIAGSVVRAIMELGGIKDVMTKVVGHTSNPVNVARATLAAVAALRTRDEIMTLRGKKKSESA, encoded by the coding sequence ATGACCGAAAAACAGTCTGCGAGCGGTACCGAGCTGAACGAGCGCGTTGTCTTTATCAACCGTGTCAGCAAGACCGTCAAGGGCGGCAAGAGATTCCGTTTCAGTATCCTTCTTGCCGTCGGTGATGGTGAAGGCAAAGTAGGCATCGGCATGGGCAAGGCCCGAGAAATTTCCGAGGCGGTCCGCAAGGGGATGGAAGACGCGAAGAAGGATATGATCCTCGTGAAGCGCAACGGCAAGACCATCCCTCATCCGGTGATGGGACGATACGGTTCCGCCGCGGTCCTTCTTCGTCCAGCGGCCGACGGTACCGGAGTCATTGCCGGCAGCGTTGTCCGTGCCATTATGGAGCTGGGCGGAATCAAGGACGTTATGACCAAGGTTGTCGGCCATACGAGCAATCCCGTTAACGTTGCCCGCGCTACTCTGGCCGCTGTCGCCGCCTTGCGCACTCGTGACGAGATCATGACGTTGCGCGGCAAGAAAAAGTCGGAGAGCGCTTAG
- the rplR gene encoding 50S ribosomal protein L18: MIKTKSRNEMRLLRHSRLRKSVSGTAERPRLSVFRSLKDIYVQVIDDTVGHTLVSVSTKEKSVAQTLECGHCTVAAAKVIGKLVAERAKEKGITEVVFDRGGHVYHGRVQAIADAAREAGLKL; encoded by the coding sequence ATGATTAAGACCAAGAGTAGAAATGAAATGCGTCTCCTTCGGCACAGCCGTCTTCGCAAGAGCGTTTCCGGCACCGCTGAGAGACCGAGACTGTCTGTTTTCCGTAGCCTGAAAGACATCTACGTTCAGGTGATCGACGACACCGTCGGTCATACGCTGGTTTCCGTTTCCACGAAGGAAAAGTCCGTGGCGCAGACCCTTGAGTGCGGTCATTGCACGGTAGCTGCCGCCAAGGTTATTGGCAAGCTTGTTGCGGAGCGCGCGAAGGAAAAGGGGATCACCGAGGTCGTCTTTGACCGTGGTGGCCATGTGTATCACGGCCGCGTTCAGGCTATTGCCGACGCCGCTCGTGAAGCCGGTTTGAAGCTCTAA